In a genomic window of Quercus lobata isolate SW786 chromosome 4, ValleyOak3.0 Primary Assembly, whole genome shotgun sequence:
- the LOC115985390 gene encoding ankyrin repeat-containing protein NPR4-like: MECSYGFLGGVVNRYQMDRDGYIVVNLYCSSTKRKAIAERKQKYESAKKLAKFLIKRDTSWEITYHKAGPSKPVLHKYSGNSKIEKKVAEGNPMSFLGQEEGAAKTSEGATKSPLFFATISGCVQIVKEILDLYPQAVVHIDDKGRNILHVAIKYRQLDIFELVMKMKLPKNWLVGKLDEGGNSMLHTAGKRNKDYVPEKMQGPALELQEEMHWFERVKEVIPPHFVDHRNNQGLTAEALFNTTNKELRLNAKEWIKRTAEGCTIVAVLIATVAFAAAYTIPGGSNGQTGVPVPLNHPFFLVFTGGDILTISSALTSVVLFLAITASPFRFVDFSHSLTNNLAIGLTFLFVSVSMMMTAFAATITLMIHNGEGWTKVILYTTSFIPVGLFALSYFPLCRSLSKTYKHLLKNAWEVVSRSLYFPVLPRENKESNRTSNSLNPQRTSSV; this comes from the exons ATGGAATGCTCTTATGGTTTTCTTGGTGGTGTGGTGAATCGGTACCAAATGGATCGTGATGGATATATTGTCG TCAACTTATATTGTAGTTCAACCAAACGAAAAGCAATTGCAGAACGAAAGCAAAAATATGAATCAGCTAAGAAGCTTGCCAAGTTCCTCATAAAAAGAGATACTTCATGGGAGATTACTTATCATAAAGCAGGCCCAAGTAAGCCTGTCCTCCACAAGTATAGTGGTAAttctaaaatagagaagaaagttGCAGAAGGAAACCCAATGAGTTTTCTTGGTCAAGAGGAAGGGGCAGCAAAAACTTCGGAAGGGGCAACAAAATCTCCTTTGTTCTTTGCAACTATTTCAGGTTGTGTACAGATTGTTAAAGAAATACTCGATTTATACCCCCAGGCAGTTGTGCATATTGATGATAAAGGGAGGAACATATTGCATGTAGCAATCAAGTACCGCCAATTAGATATTTTTGAGCTTGTAATGAAGATGAAATTGCCAAAGAATTGGCTAGTAGGAAAGCTTGATGAGGGAGGGAATTCCATGCTACATACAGCtggaaaaagaaataaggaTTATGTGCCTGAGAAGATGCAAGGCCCTGCACTTGAATTACAAGAGGAGATGCATTGGTTTGAG CGTGTGAAGGAAGTTATTCCACCCCATTTCGTTGACCACCGCAACAATCAAGGTCTCACGGCAGAGGCGCTATTTAATACAACAAACAAAGAGCTCCGACTGAATGCCAAAGAATGGATAAAGCGGACTGCCGAAGGATGTACCATTGTGGCGGTTCTCATTGCTACTGTTGCCTTCGCTGCAGCCTATACAATACCTGGAGGCTCAAATGGTCAGACTGGTGTCCCAGTCCCCCTCAATCATCCTTTCTTTCTGGTTTTCACTGGGGGTGACATACTAACAATTTCATCTGCTTTAACATCAGTAGTTTTATTTCTTGCAATCACTGCATCGCCATTTCGATTTGTGGACTTCAGCCATTCTCTTACTAATAATTTAGCTATCGGCTTAACTTTCTTGTTCGTCTCAGTCAGTATGATGATGACAGCATTTGCAGCAACAATTACCCTCATGATTCACAATGGGGAAGGGTGGACAAAAGTTATCCTATACACCACCTCTTTCATTCCAGTTGGACTCTTTGCACTTTCATATTTCCCTCTCTGTCGATCACTATCAAAAACTTACAAGCACTTGCTCAAGAACGCATGGGAGGTAGTTTCTCGTAGTCTTTATTTTCCAGTGCTACCTAGGGAGAATAAAGAGTCCAATCGAACTTCAAATTCCCTAAACCCTCAACGCACCTCGTCCGTTTGA
- the LOC115985389 gene encoding uncharacterized protein LOC115985389, with the protein MGLDKDTHDISIVFRALQQLVGTQVFYNSIPLQCDNNANIMWGVIKRAGQFIGSDLYVTVHTVGFNVDGGSQYGSRVGEQESVPVTVVHPSVTPETSLPYNCQPWNGVAMDNTEDAEVLGSIHTHEDEGYTHRNEDIQTYLDEATEMDETRDVYEEFIDNDGPVENPELLDELQPENNLNPNPECFTSNTWDDINDPSPSLETGLLSWRPGDEPSKGMLFKNKAAVQHALTMFSVGLNKKFKYIKSDPERLVVTCVHDACLWSIRAIYSKRHKLWMITTSKGPHTCSTLQVDHDGRMMDSKFIAITLESFVREDISRTVATLRSVLHAKHGHWASHYKVWDAKQKAVAAIYGGFDESYVELPRFLAALKDADPTTVTQLKCDHRSVPGTCTFNCAFWAFGPCIEGFKYCRPVISIDATHLYGKYKGKLLIAMATNANNEVYPLAFAVVESESKETWGWFLACLKRYVTDRKNLCIISDRHSGIKACFDDTRMTWLQPPQAHHRYCLRHVVSNVNTKWKIPELKNMVWRAASANQVRKFQATLDLIRNVKPAAHRYLENENKEK; encoded by the coding sequence ATGGGGTTAGACAAGGATACCCACGACATCTCCATTGTATTTCGAGCTCTGCAGCAACTAGTAGGTACCCAAGTGTTCTACAATTCAATTCCGTTACAATGCGACAATAATGCAAATATAATGTGGGGAGTGATAAAGCGGGCAGGGCAATTCATAGGTTCTGACTTGTATGTAACTGTCCACACTGTTGGGTTCAATGTTGACGGGGGTTCGCAATATGGCAGTAGAGTTGGAGAGCAAGAATCAGTTCCTGTAACCGTTGTGCACCCGTCAGTTACACCCGAGACATCTTTGCCCTACAACTGTCAACCATGGAATGGGGTTGCTATGGACAATACTGAAGACGCCGAAGTGTTAGGGTCTATCCATACCCACGAGGATGAAGGATATACTCACCGAAATGAAGATATCCAAACCTACTTGGACGAGGCAACCGAAATGGATGAGACTCGAGATGTGTATGAGGAGTTCATTGATAACGATGGACCGGTAGAGAATCCAGAATTGTTAGATGAACTACAACCAGAAAATAATCTGAACCCTAATCCCGAATGCTTCACGTCAAACACATGGGATGACATTAATGACCCATCACCTTCCCTGGAAACAGGTCTGCTGAGTTGGCGACCGGGGGACGAACCGAGCAAGGGGATGCTATTCAAGAATAAAGCTGCAGTTCAGCACGCGCTAACCATGTTCTCCGTTGggctcaataaaaaatttaagtacatcAAGTCAGACCCCGAGAGACTGGTTGTAACGTGTGTACACGATGCATGTCTATGGTCAATTCGAGCTATCTATAGCAAAAGGCACAAGCTGTGGATGATCACAACATCTAAGGGTCCCCACACTTGCTCGACACTCCAAGTGGATCATGATGGAAGGATGATGGATTCAAAGTTCATTGCCATCACACTTGAGTCATTCGTACGGGAAGATATTTCAAGAACAGTAGCAACCCTGCGTAGTGTTCTTCATGCGAAGCACGGCCATTGGGCGTCTCACTATAAGGTTTGGGATGCAAAACAGAAAGCCGTTGCAGCCATCTACGGTGGTTTCGATGAGTCATATGTAGAATTGCCTCGGTTCCTGGCAGCGTTAAAAGATGCAGATCCAACCACAGTGACACAGTTGAAGTGCGACCACCGTAGTGTGCCGGGAACTTGCACATTTAACTGTGCCTTTTGGGCTTTTGGTCCGTGTATAGAAGGGTTCAAGTATTGTAGGCCGGTGATAAGCATCGATGCAACGCACCTCTATGGCAAGTACAAGGGGAAGTTGTTGATAGCAATGGCAACGAATGCTAACAACGAGGTTTATCCACTCGCGTTTGCCGTTGTTGAGAGTGAGAGCAAGGAGACATGGGGATGGTTCTTGGCATGCCTGAAACGATATGTTACGGACCGGAAAAATCTTTGCATCATCTCTGACCGACATTCGGGTATAAAAGCTTGCTTTGATGACACAAGGATGACTTGGTTGCAGCCTCCCCAGGCCCATCACCGGTATTGCCTCCGCCATGTAGTTAGCAATGTGAACACAAAATGGAAAATTCCGGAGTTGAAGAACATGGTATGGAGGGCCGCAAGCGCGAATCAAGTTAGAAAGTTTCAAGCCACACTGGATTTAATTCGCAATGTCAAACCGGCTGCACACAGGTActtggaaaatgaaaacaaagaaaagtag